One stretch of Tepiditoga spiralis DNA includes these proteins:
- a CDS encoding FprA family A-type flavoprotein: protein MDGTRSIKLENGVYWNGILNPLLRVFDVIMKTEYGTSYNSYLVKGKEKYAVIDGSHDKFIDLYMEKLSNLINGDFSKIEYIIVNHTEPDHSGAIFKLLELNPNITIVSTAPAKKFLEEIVNGPFNHLLATEDLEIDLGGKTLNFIMSPYWHWPDTMFTYLKEDKMLFTCDGFGAHFADERMFIDKLDEKTYAKYLEAMFYYYVHIMGPFKENTRKTLEKIKNLDIKTLAPSHGPIHRGEFINKHIDLYKEWAKKDEHGIPRVLILYVSAYGNTEKLAKAMAEGIKEAGGEVELFDMVEVPENEKLDVLVSKQEWADGILYGSPTINNDALMYIWEAIGLLAVVNERKNKVYSAFGSYGWSGEAVKFLTERLKMMRLKTFEDIPPIKVKFYPTEEDLKNSKEYGKSFLEFIRKNKK from the coding sequence ATGGATGGAACTAGAAGTATAAAACTTGAAAATGGTGTATATTGGAATGGTATTTTAAATCCATTATTGAGAGTCTTTGATGTAATAATGAAAACAGAATATGGAACTTCTTACAATTCTTATTTAGTAAAAGGTAAAGAAAAATATGCTGTGATTGATGGATCTCATGATAAATTTATTGACTTGTATATGGAAAAGTTATCAAACCTTATTAATGGAGATTTTTCTAAAATAGAATATATAATAGTAAATCATACAGAACCGGATCATTCTGGAGCAATTTTTAAGTTATTAGAATTAAATCCTAACATCACAATTGTTTCAACTGCTCCTGCAAAAAAATTTTTAGAAGAAATTGTAAATGGACCTTTTAATCATTTATTAGCTACTGAAGATTTAGAAATTGATTTAGGTGGGAAAACACTAAACTTTATAATGAGCCCATATTGGCATTGGCCAGACACAATGTTCACATATTTAAAAGAAGACAAAATGTTATTTACATGTGATGGATTTGGTGCTCATTTTGCAGATGAAAGAATGTTTATAGATAAATTAGATGAAAAAACTTATGCTAAATATTTAGAAGCTATGTTTTATTATTATGTCCATATAATGGGACCTTTTAAAGAAAACACAAGAAAAACACTTGAAAAAATAAAAAATTTAGATATAAAAACACTTGCTCCAAGCCATGGTCCTATACACAGAGGAGAATTTATAAATAAACACATAGATTTATATAAAGAATGGGCAAAAAAAGATGAACACGGAATACCAAGAGTTCTTATTTTATATGTTTCAGCTTATGGAAATACAGAAAAATTAGCAAAAGCTATGGCAGAAGGTATAAAAGAAGCTGGTGGAGAAGTTGAACTTTTTGATATGGTAGAAGTTCCAGAAAATGAGAAATTAGATGTTCTTGTTTCAAAACAAGAATGGGCCGATGGTATACTTTATGGTTCACCAACAATAAATAATGATGCACTAATGTATATATGGGAAGCAATAGGTTTATTAGCAGTTGTAAATGAAAGGAAAAATAAAGTTTACTCTGCTTTTGGTTCTTATGGTTGGAGTGGAGAAGCAGTTAAATTTTTAACTGAAAGATTAAAAATGATGAGATTAAAAACTTTTGAAGATATCCCTCCAATAAAAGTTAAGTTTTATCCAACAGAAGAAGACTTAAAAAATTCAAAAGAGTATGGAAAATCATTCTTAGAATTTATTAGAAAAAATAAAAAATAA
- the rd gene encoding rubredoxin, with the protein MKKYRCTVCGYIYDPEIGDPDNEIKAGTSFNDLPDDWVCPLCGVGKDDFEVVE; encoded by the coding sequence ATGAAAAAATATAGATGTACAGTATGTGGTTATATTTATGATCCTGAAATTGGAGATCCTGATAATGAAATAAAGGCTGGTACTTCGTTTAATGACTTACCAGATGATTGGGTATGCCCACTTTGTGGTGTTGGAAAAGATGATTTTGAAGTAGTTGAATAA
- a CDS encoding class II SORL domain-containing protein, producing MKFGEVIKSADFKTEKHAPVIEAPEKIKSEELFEVEVSVGKEIPHPNTIEHHIKWIDLYIQYDEDPNTLHIGRYNFGPSINEPIIKTKIKLAKSGKLIAVSYCNKHGVWENSKEIKVEV from the coding sequence ATGAAATTTGGAGAAGTTATTAAATCAGCTGATTTTAAAACAGAAAAACACGCTCCTGTTATTGAAGCTCCTGAAAAAATTAAATCAGAAGAACTTTTTGAAGTTGAAGTTTCAGTTGGAAAAGAAATTCCTCACCCTAATACTATAGAGCATCATATAAAATGGATAGATTTATATATTCAATATGATGAAGATCCAAATACACTACACATAGGAAGATATAATTTTGGACCATCTATAAATGAACCAATAATTAAAACAAAAATAAAATTAGCAAAAAGTGGAAAATTAATAGCAGTTTCTTATTGTAATAAACATGGCGTTTGGGAAAATTCAAAAGAAATCAAAGTGGAGGTGTAA
- a CDS encoding rubrerythrin family protein produces MVKRPMVRQFLEDAFAGESKAHMKYLIFAENAEKSGNINLAKMWRAIAHAEFTHARNHFKALGYLGTNGENLKASLDGENFEIEEMYPAYNVVSELQNEKEALRSIHFAIEAEKIHSSMYKDAIEKIEKNDDLDEKEIYICNVCGYTTEDSLPEKCPVCGAGKDNFVKF; encoded by the coding sequence ATGGTAAAAAGACCTATGGTAAGACAATTCTTAGAAGATGCATTCGCAGGTGAATCAAAAGCTCATATGAAATACCTAATTTTTGCTGAAAATGCAGAAAAAAGTGGAAATATAAACTTAGCTAAAATGTGGAGAGCAATAGCTCATGCAGAATTTACTCATGCAAGAAATCACTTTAAAGCTTTAGGTTATTTAGGAACAAATGGAGAAAACTTAAAAGCAAGTTTAGATGGTGAAAATTTTGAAATAGAAGAAATGTATCCAGCATATAATGTTGTTTCAGAACTTCAAAATGAAAAAGAAGCATTAAGAAGTATTCATTTTGCAATAGAAGCAGAAAAAATTCACTCTTCAATGTATAAAGATGCAATTGAAAAAATAGAAAAAAATGATGATTTAGACGAAAAAGAAATATATATATGTAATGTTTGTGGATATACTACCGAAGATTCTTTACCTGAAAAATGTCCTGTTTGTGGTGCTGGTAAAGATAATTTTGTAAAATTTTAA
- a CDS encoding oxidoreductase has protein sequence MVNLKKVVIITGGSSGIGKSTVLKLLENNFTVYTGARNIDKMKDIEKKGAKISFLDVTQEETMKKFVEKVISKEKRIDILINNAGYGSYGAVEDVPIEEAKRQFEVNLFGLARMTQLVLPIMRQQRSGKIINISSVGGKIWMPMGTWYHASKHAVEGFTDCLRNEIKQFGINAILIEPGAINTSWGKITVDNLRKRSENGAYKKIANIIADSFYNIYEVKKSGLSSDKVAEVIIKSIKSNKPKARYAVPFQAKMLLFLRRLLNDNTFDSLLLKFFKIPKKF, from the coding sequence GTGGTTAATTTGAAAAAAGTAGTAATAATAACTGGAGGTTCTTCTGGAATAGGAAAGTCAACTGTATTAAAATTATTAGAAAATAATTTTACTGTATATACTGGTGCAAGAAATATAGATAAAATGAAAGATATTGAAAAAAAAGGTGCAAAAATATCTTTTCTAGATGTTACACAAGAAGAAACAATGAAAAAGTTTGTTGAAAAAGTAATTTCAAAAGAAAAAAGAATAGATATCTTAATTAATAATGCTGGTTATGGATCTTATGGAGCTGTTGAAGATGTTCCCATAGAAGAAGCAAAAAGACAGTTCGAAGTTAATCTTTTTGGATTAGCAAGAATGACACAATTAGTTTTACCAATAATGCGACAACAAAGATCTGGTAAAATAATAAATATAAGCTCTGTCGGTGGAAAAATTTGGATGCCTATGGGAACATGGTATCATGCAAGTAAACATGCAGTTGAAGGATTTACCGACTGTTTAAGAAATGAAATAAAACAATTTGGAATTAATGCTATATTAATTGAACCCGGAGCAATTAATACTTCTTGGGGAAAAATTACCGTTGATAATCTTAGAAAAAGATCCGAAAATGGAGCTTACAAAAAAATAGCAAATATTATTGCAGACAGTTTTTATAATATATATGAAGTAAAAAAAAGTGGGCTTTCTTCAGACAAAGTTGCTGAAGTAATAATTAAATCTATAAAATCAAATAAACCTAAGGCCCGTTATGCCGTTCCCTTTCAAGCAAAAATGTTATTATTTTTAAGAAGATTATTAAATGATAATACCTTTGATTCATTGTTATTAAAATTTTTCAAAATACCAAAAAAATTCTAA
- a CDS encoding ABC transporter substrate-binding protein: MKKWLVVLVVVFSVFMFSKTTVEFWHAMSGDRIALIQSMAEDFMKLHPDIVIKAQYTGSYRDTLNKLTTSIKSGKSPNLVQVYDIGTRAMIDGDVALPMQDMIDKDPNFDSALFLDQVLNYYRVNGKLYSMPFNSSNAVLFYNKTLFKKAGLDPNKPPKTYEELIDYSRKLAKIGVAGLTWPTHSWFFEQLLAAQDALFTDNNNGRTGKAENAVFNSEAGRKIFQLLDTMTKENLIINTKREDWSGARQIFLSGKAAMVLFSTSDAKAFYEMGKENGYDVGAAFLPVPKGSAKGGVIIGGGSLWMIKGHSNAENNATWEFVKFMAEPAQQIKWHLGTGYFPVRKDAIEQLLDSNFYSKNPVYLGTIMQLLMSKQDYSTMGAVIGVFPQARDQIETAFEKVINNQEDYKKALEEAEKSVTESIKEYNDLYN, encoded by the coding sequence ATGAAAAAATGGCTAGTTGTTTTAGTTGTTGTTTTTAGTGTTTTTATGTTCTCAAAAACTACTGTTGAATTTTGGCATGCTATGAGTGGAGATAGGATAGCTTTGATTCAAAGTATGGCTGAAGACTTTATGAAGCTACACCCTGATATAGTAATTAAAGCACAATATACCGGTAGTTATAGAGATACATTAAATAAATTAACTACATCTATAAAATCAGGAAAATCTCCTAATTTAGTACAAGTTTATGATATAGGAACAAGAGCAATGATTGATGGTGATGTTGCCTTACCAATGCAAGATATGATTGATAAAGATCCAAATTTTGATAGTGCATTATTTTTAGATCAAGTTTTAAATTATTACAGAGTAAATGGAAAATTATATTCAATGCCATTTAATTCTTCAAATGCAGTTTTATTTTATAATAAAACATTATTTAAAAAAGCTGGTTTAGATCCAAATAAACCACCAAAAACTTATGAAGAATTAATAGATTATAGTAGAAAATTAGCAAAAATTGGAGTAGCAGGATTAACTTGGCCAACACATTCATGGTTCTTTGAACAATTACTTGCTGCACAAGATGCATTATTTACAGATAATAATAATGGAAGAACAGGAAAAGCTGAAAATGCAGTATTTAATAGTGAAGCTGGAAGAAAAATATTTCAATTACTTGATACAATGACAAAAGAAAATCTGATAATAAATACAAAAAGAGAAGATTGGTCAGGTGCAAGACAAATATTTTTATCAGGAAAAGCAGCTATGGTTTTATTCTCAACATCAGATGCAAAAGCTTTTTATGAAATGGGAAAAGAAAATGGCTATGATGTAGGCGCAGCATTTTTACCTGTACCAAAAGGTTCTGCAAAAGGTGGAGTTATTATTGGTGGAGGAAGTTTATGGATGATTAAAGGACATTCTAATGCTGAAAATAATGCTACTTGGGAATTTGTAAAATTTATGGCTGAACCAGCACAACAAATAAAATGGCATTTGGGTACAGGATATTTTCCAGTTAGAAAAGATGCTATCGAACAATTGTTAGACAGTAATTTTTATTCAAAAAATCCAGTTTATTTAGGAACTATAATGCAACTTCTTATGTCAAAACAAGATTATAGTACCATGGGAGCTGTAATAGGTGTATTCCCTCAAGCAAGAGACCAAATTGAAACAGCTTTTGAAAAAGTTATTAACAATCAAGAAGATTATAAGAAAGCACTTGAAGAAGCAGAAAAATCTGTTACTGAGTCCATAAAAGAATATAATGATTTATATAATTAA
- a CDS encoding ABC transporter permease subunit, translated as MRKFTPYILLIPTFIIITIFIYIPTVYSFRLSFFRQSPFGNREIYVGIKNFTKLFTDPNYYRAFGINILYALITVTATIFFAFLLAQLLNQKIPGTRFFRLFIFSPYAISPAIAGVLWSFLLNPVVGHINYVFMKLFGLHVEWLTQTPFAFISIVMASIWKMLPFSLIFYLAGLQSIPDSLIESSLIDGANLWTRMWKIKFPLLSPITFYLVIMTLTSSMFSSFGIIDIMTKGGPVGSTTTLIYKLYLDAFAYQKTGLAAAQSIIMFLIMGIVTYIYFKNVEKNVHYQ; from the coding sequence ATAAGAAAATTTACACCGTATATTCTGTTAATACCAACATTTATTATAATAACAATCTTTATTTATATTCCAACTGTTTATTCATTTAGATTGAGTTTTTTCCGTCAATCACCTTTTGGAAACAGAGAAATATATGTTGGAATTAAAAATTTTACTAAATTATTTACGGATCCAAATTATTATAGAGCTTTTGGTATAAATATTTTGTATGCACTTATAACTGTTACTGCAACAATTTTTTTCGCTTTTTTATTAGCACAATTATTAAATCAAAAAATACCTGGAACACGTTTTTTTCGTTTATTTATATTTTCTCCATATGCTATATCTCCAGCCATTGCAGGAGTTTTATGGTCTTTTCTTTTGAATCCTGTTGTTGGACATATTAATTATGTTTTTATGAAACTTTTTGGACTTCATGTTGAATGGCTTACACAAACACCATTTGCATTTATTTCAATTGTTATGGCAAGCATTTGGAAAATGTTGCCATTTAGTCTTATTTTTTACTTAGCAGGACTTCAATCTATACCCGACTCATTGATTGAAAGTTCTTTAATAGATGGAGCAAACCTTTGGACGAGAATGTGGAAAATAAAATTTCCTCTTTTATCACCAATTACTTTTTATCTTGTTATAATGACATTAACTTCATCAATGTTTTCATCTTTTGGAATTATAGATATTATGACAAAAGGTGGTCCAGTTGGATCTACAACAACATTAATTTATAAACTTTATTTAGATGCTTTTGCATATCAAAAAACAGGATTAGCAGCAGCACAAAGTATAATAATGTTTTTAATAATGGGAATAGTAACTTATATTTATTTTAAAAATGTAGAAAAAAATGTACACTATCAATGA
- a CDS encoding carbohydrate ABC transporter permease: MKLSTKKKMSFITSEVLLVIISLIVMLPVILAISMSFMKPEEVFSFPPKLIPSTLHIQNYIEAMQLVDFKRMLLNSTIIAFFITLGKLITGTLAGYAFASFNFKGKKISFGLLFITLFLPAETVMVLPLFLIVKNFGWVNTFWALIIPFTASATNAFLMRQHFMTIPKELEDAAKIDGATSMEYFWKILIPLSKPMIGGAALINFVYAWNLYLWPLIVTMEDKMKTVQIGVKMLIDGQGSNNWGVIMAGTIIALVPTLLIFFAIQNVFVKSLVSSGLKG, encoded by the coding sequence ATGAAACTTAGTACAAAGAAAAAAATGTCTTTTATTACGTCTGAAGTATTATTAGTTATAATTTCTTTAATTGTAATGTTACCAGTAATATTAGCAATTTCAATGAGCTTTATGAAACCAGAAGAAGTTTTTTCATTTCCACCAAAATTAATTCCTTCTACTTTGCATATTCAAAATTATATTGAAGCAATGCAACTTGTGGATTTTAAAAGAATGTTATTAAATTCAACAATAATAGCTTTTTTTATAACTTTAGGTAAATTAATAACAGGAACATTAGCGGGATATGCTTTTGCAAGTTTTAATTTTAAAGGTAAAAAAATATCGTTTGGATTATTATTTATAACTTTATTTTTACCTGCTGAAACAGTTATGGTACTTCCATTGTTTTTAATAGTTAAAAATTTTGGTTGGGTAAATACTTTTTGGGCTTTAATAATACCATTTACAGCTTCAGCAACTAATGCATTTTTAATGAGACAACATTTTATGACAATACCAAAAGAACTTGAAGATGCTGCTAAAATAGATGGAGCAACTTCTATGGAATATTTTTGGAAAATATTGATACCATTATCTAAACCTATGATAGGTGGAGCTGCTCTAATTAATTTTGTTTATGCGTGGAATTTATATTTGTGGCCTCTTATAGTAACTATGGAAGATAAAATGAAAACTGTACAAATTGGTGTAAAAATGTTGATTGATGGTCAAGGATCAAATAATTGGGGAGTAATAATGGCTGGTACAATAATTGCATTAGTTCCAACATTACTGATATTTTTTGCAATTCAAAATGTTTTTGTTAAGAGCCTCGTTAGTTCGGGATTAAAGGGATAG